A window of Acidobacteriota bacterium genomic DNA:
GCGGGTTTTTCGAGAACTGCGGGAAAAACGGCAGCCAGCCCGAACGCACCGCCCGCGCCTGCAAGTCCATGGTATGGCTGGCGGCAAACGGACCCTCCTGCGGCCCCGGTTCAGGAAACCCCTGCTCGTAGCGCCACTGATCGCTATGGACGTAATGAAACGACGGCCCGTTCTGCAGCCGCGGCGGCTTGACCCAGTCGAGCGCCATCGCCAGCGCCACCCAGGAGGCCATGGGCGCCAGCTTTTCCTGCCCGGTGTAATGGTTCAGCCCGCCGCCGTTCACCCCCACGCAGCCGCACAGCACCAGCGCGGTAATGCTGGCGCGATAGTGAACATTGGCGTGATACCAGTGGTTCGTGCCGGAGCCGATGATGACGGTGCATTTGCCGTGGGTCTTTTCCGCGGTGACCGCAAACTCGCGCGCGAACTGCACGACTGTCTCCCGCCCGATGCCGGTGTACTGCTCCTGCCAGGCGGGCGTGTAGGGATTGTCGGCATTGTTATAGTCGGTGACCGCCGCTTCCCCGTCCAGGCCGCGCGCCACGCCGTGCTGCGCCATCAGCAGGTCGAGCACCGTGGTAACCGGAACTTCGCCCCTGGCGGTCTGCACGTAGCGCACCGGCACGGCGCGCTGCATGCGCCGTTCGCTGCCGTGCTCCACAAAGCTGACGGCCAGCGTTTTTGCCTGTGGCGCGAGCAGCGTCAGCTCGGGCGCGAGCGCTGCGCCGTCCTCGCCGTCTTTCATCTCCAGATTCCAGCGGCCCTTCTGCTGCTGCCAGCGATGCCCGACGGCGCCCTGCGGACTGCGCGGTTGGTTGCTGGTCTTATCCCACACCAGCAGCTTCCAGTCGCCGTTCTCCACGCCGGCGTAGCGCGCCAGGCGGCCCGCACGCAAAAACTTGCCCGGCCGGTAGCCGTCGAGCCCATCCGGCTCGAGCTCGACCAGAAACGGGGCGTCGGAAAAGCGCGACTGGTAATCCTGAAAATAATCGACCTGCCGCTGGTGGTAGAACTCGGTGAGGATGACGTGGCTTACCGCCATCCAGAAAGCGGCATCCATGCCCGCATGCACCGGCACCCACCAGTCGGCGAACTTCGACACCTGGCTGAAATCCGGCGACAGCACCACCAGCTTGGCGCCGTGGCCGCGCGCCTCCGCCACGAAGTGCACGTCGGGCGTGCGCGTCATGGACAAATTGCTGCCCACCACCACGATATATTTGCTGTTGAACCAATCGGCGCTTTCGGCCACGTCCGTCTTCTCGCCCCAGACCTCGGGCGAGGCGGGCGGAAAATCGGCGTACAGATCGTAAAAGCTGAGCATCACCCCGCCCAGCAGTTGCAGAAAGCGCGAACCCGCGGCGTAGCTGATCATCGACATCGCCGGAATCGGCGAAAAGCCAATGATGCGGTCCGGACCATATTCCCGGATGGTGTACAGCAGCGAAGCCGCGATGATCTCCAGGCATTCATCCCACGTCCCGCGCCGGAAGCCGCCGCGCCCGCGCGCCTGCTGGATGGCGCTGCGCGCGCCCTCATCCCGCATCAGTGCCGCCCAGGCGTCGACCGGGTCGGCATGCGCCGCCCGCACCGCGCGCCAGTGGTCGAGCAGCACGCCGCGCACGTAGGGATACTTCACCCGGATAGGACTGTAGATGTACCAGGAAAAACTGATGCCGCGCTGGCAGCCGCGCGGCTCATACCCCGGCAGCGATGGATCCAGCTTGGGATAATCGAGCGCCTGCGTCTCCCACGTCACCATGCCGTTTTTGACGAACACATCCCAGGAGCAGCCGCCGGTGCAGTTGACGCCGTGGGTGCTGCGCACCACCTTGTCGTGCTGCCAGCGGTTGCGGTAGAACTCTTCCCAGCTCCGGAGCTTGGGGTTCACGAGGTCTTGTATCCAGCTCATGCGCCTTCCTCTTCCCTGCCCTCCGCCGGAGGCGCGGCAAGGGGCGGCCGGCTCTTAAATTGTCGCCGCGCTTCCGCCACCAGATTGCGGCGCACGTTGAGCAGCCGGTTGCGGCCCGCGTAGCCGACGATCAGCATGAAGATGATGAACAGCAGCGCCGCCAGCGCAAACACCGGCAGCGTCGTCTCCCGTGAACTTTGGGTTGACGAGTACTGCAGGAACGCGGCCAGATCGGCGCGCTCCAGGGGCGTAAGCTGGTGCGCCTTGTAGAGCGGGTACATGGTGGGGAAATACAGCGTCGTCAGAATCGACTCGATCCCCTGGGTGCCCATGCGCCGATAGGCGGTGGTCAGGTCGGGGCCGAGCGTGCCGCCGTTGGGAAACGGCAGGCCAGCGGCGCTATGACAGGCGATACAGGCCGGACCGCCGCGCGCGAAACGGGTGTGGCCGGAAAACAGCGCCGCCCCTGCGGCAACCGAACCCGCCTGTACTTCAGCGGACGTGGCCTGCTGCGCCGCAAGCGCGCACGTCACCAGCAAAACCGCCAGGAGGGTGATCGCGGTACGGCGTGCATCGCAGCCCATCACTTGCGATGATACCGATGCGGGAAGCTGAAAGGCAACCGCGTAGTCCTGCTGCAACAGCGGTCGCATGTGGCCTGATCTATTTTTCGCTCCCTCGCAGGCCATGCTTGCGCATCGCGTAACGCAGCGTGTCGCGGGTGATGTCCAGCAGCCGTGCCGCCTGACTCTGATTGCCATGCGCCGCGCCGAGCGCAGCGGCGACCAGCCGCTTTTCAATTTCGTCCATCGAAGTTCCTTCCGGCGGAATGTGCAGATCCGGCGCAAACCGCCCCGAAGGCAGCGGCTGCCAGGCGACCGCGCCGTTGCCTTGGGCCTGGCTCGCGCCCGGAAAAGCTGTGGCCAGCGCCGGCAGATGCGAGTTGGCCGCGAACGGCAGCGCCTCGGCGCGGATGAGCGGGCCATCTTCAAGAATCATCGCCCGCTGGATGGTGTTCTTGAGCTCGCGCACGTTGCCCGGCCAGGAATAGCCCAGCATGATCCTTTCGGCCTCCGGCGCCAGGCCCTCGACGCGCCGGTCAAAGCGGCGGTTGAACTGCTCGATGAAGAATTTGGCCAGGATGGGGATGTCCTGCGGCCGGTTCCGCAGCGGCGGAATGAAGATCGGCAGCACACTCAGCCGGTAGTAAAGATCCTGCCGGAAGCGGCCGGCATCGACTTCCGCCTGTAAATTGCGGTTCGAAGCCGCCACCACGCGCACATCGAGTGCAACGTCGCGCACTCCGCCCAGCCGCCGCAGCGTCTGCTCCTCGAGCGTGCGTAGCAGCTTGCTTTGCAGCGGTAGCGGCAGCTCGCCGATCTCGTCCAGAAAGAGCGTGCCGCCGTTGGCCGCCTCGAACAGGCCGCGCTTGGTGGTTTTGGCGTCAGTAAAGGCGCCTTTCTCATGACCGAACAGTTCCGACTCAATCAGCGTTTCCGGAATCGCCGCGCAATTCACCGGCACAAACGGCCCCCCAGCGCGGCGGGACTCGCGATGAATCACCTGCGCCAGCAGATCCTTGCCCGTGCCGCTTTCCCCTTGCAGCAGCACCACCGTGCCGGCGCTGGCGGCGGCACGGTGCACGAATTGCATCATGGTCCGCAGCGCCGGCGAAGTACCCACCACCTCGGCTGCCGGCCGGGTGCGGCGCACCTGGTCCTGCAGCGCCTCCACCTGCTGACGAAGCTGGCCGGTTTCGAGCGCATTGGCGATGGTGATTTTCAATTCATCAAAGTCGATGGGCTTCGACAGATAGTCAAACGCTCCCAGCCGCAGCGCCGTCTTCACGTCATCGAGCTTGGGATCGGCGGTAATCAGAATGACCGCAGGCGGCTGCGCCCCGGTGCGCAGCTCCCGCAACAGGTCGACGCCATTGCCGTCCGGCAGCCGGATGTCGAGCAGCACCAGATCGGGCACGCCCGTCTGGCAGAGCTGCCGCGCCTGCGCGCAGCTTTCCGCCGGCTGCGGCTCGTAGCCCCATTCGACGCACTTGCGCTCCAGCGCCCAGCGCAGCAGCCGCTCGTCGTCAACGATCAGGATTCGGGGTTTTGTCTCCATAGGTAAGCGGCAGCCAGACGGTGAAGGTGCTGCCGCACTGGGGCTGACTGCGGACGTCGATCCGGCCACCGTGCAGTTCCGCGATGCGCTGGCAGAGCGGCAGGCCGAGACCATTGCCCTGCGGGCCCTTGGTGGTGAAAAAGGGCCGAAAAATATTGGGGAGTTCGGCCGGAGCAATGCCGCGGCCGTTGTCGCGAACGCTAATGGACGCCATGCCGCCTTCGGCGGCGGTCGTCACGCTGACCGATCCTGTGCCCCCGCTCCCGGTCGCCTGGACACCGTTGATCAGCAAATTCGTCACCAGGCGTTCGATCTGTTCCGCGTCATGGCGCACCGGCGGCAGGTTGCCGGGAGCCAGCATCAGGCGCGTGTGATGCTGGCAGGCCATGGGCGCGGCCAGCCGCACGGCGCGCTCGACCGCGGCATTCAAATCGCCCACCTCCATGGCGGGCGGCCGCGGCCGCGCATAATGCAGCAGGTCATCGACAATGTTGCGGATGCGCCCGACCTGCTGTACCACGTCGGCCATGACTTCCGGCTCGCTGCACACCTCGCCCTGCAGGATTTCCAGCGCGGCCGCAATGCCGGCCAGCGGATTCTTGATTTCATGCGCCAGTCCGGCGGCAATTTCCCCCAGCGTGGCCAGATGCCCGGCGCGCAGCAGTTCCAGTTGTTGCCGGTGATGCTCCTCCATCTCATGCTGCCGGCGGTCGCGGATGTCGCGTAGCGACTCGATCACCAGCGAGCGCGTGCCCAGGCGCAGATGGCTGAAGCGCACTTCGACGGGCAGCTCGCTGCCATCCGGCCGTGTGGCCGCCAGCTCGATGCCTTGCTCCGCCGGAGCAAACACGGTCTGCTGCAAGGCCGCCTCGCGGTGCGCGCGATGCTGCTCGCGCAGCGGCGCCGCAATGCAGTCATCGGCGCTGCGGCCGGTCAGCGACTCGACCGGCGCCTCCAGAATGGCGGCGACGTTGCGGTTGGCATGGATGATTTGGCCCGCGGCGTTGAGCACCAGGATGCCATCCGGCGCGCTGTCCATCAGCGCGCGAAAGCGCAGCTCGTTTTCCTGAAGCTGCACTTCGCGCCGCCGGTGCATGGTGATATCAGTGTTGGATTCCAGCATGCCCGCGGGCTGGCCGGAGCCGTCGCGGCGCAGCACCCAGCGGCTGCTGACAACCACCTCGGCGCCGGATTGACGTACCTGCTGCAGCTCGCCTTCCCAGTGCCCGGTTGCGAGCACCGCCGCTTCGATCTCCGCCAGCGGCT
This region includes:
- a CDS encoding nitrate reductase subunit alpha translates to MSWIQDLVNPKLRSWEEFYRNRWQHDKVVRSTHGVNCTGGCSWDVFVKNGMVTWETQALDYPKLDPSLPGYEPRGCQRGISFSWYIYSPIRVKYPYVRGVLLDHWRAVRAAHADPVDAWAALMRDEGARSAIQQARGRGGFRRGTWDECLEIIAASLLYTIREYGPDRIIGFSPIPAMSMISYAAGSRFLQLLGGVMLSFYDLYADFPPASPEVWGEKTDVAESADWFNSKYIVVVGSNLSMTRTPDVHFVAEARGHGAKLVVLSPDFSQVSKFADWWVPVHAGMDAAFWMAVSHVILTEFYHQRQVDYFQDYQSRFSDAPFLVELEPDGLDGYRPGKFLRAGRLARYAGVENGDWKLLVWDKTSNQPRSPQGAVGHRWQQQKGRWNLEMKDGEDGAALAPELTLLAPQAKTLAVSFVEHGSERRMQRAVPVRYVQTARGEVPVTTVLDLLMAQHGVARGLDGEAAVTDYNNADNPYTPAWQEQYTGIGRETVVQFAREFAVTAEKTHGKCTVIIGSGTNHWYHANVHYRASITALVLCGCVGVNGGGLNHYTGQEKLAPMASWVALAMALDWVKPPRLQNGPSFHYVHSDQWRYEQGFPEPGPQEGPFAASHTMDLQARAVRSGWLPFFPQFSKNPLELVLQARAEGAQTPAQIQDWIVRELHQGRLRFAVREPDSAVNWPRVWLIWRANAIHTSAKGHEYFLRHYLGTGDSAIAEERAEGTVRDIVWKDIAPTGKMDLVVDLNFRMDTSALYSDIVLPAASWYEKNDLNTTDLHSFIHPLGAAVPPCWESKTDWEIFRRLAEKVSALAPAHFPEPVEDLVAEPLLHDTPDEIAQPEVRDWLTDECEPIPGKTMPRFKLVERDYPNLAHHFCALGPNLRRDGVEDRGIHMPVADLYDEFARSAPKYSWDGKDYVSLVDPVEAANMVLYFAPETNGEVAYRGFLAREKETGQKLADLGEPGRATRYQFQDLVQQPCRLLTSPCWSGIANDGRAYTGFAQNVERLVPWRTLTGRQSHYLDHEGYRAFGEALPTFKPPISLEHSLNLASSRAPENEPALTLAYITPHGKWHIHSTYSENLRMLTLSRGIEPFWLNHEDAASIGVFDNDWIEAYNDNGAIVTRAVVSARLPRGLCIFYHAPERTVGFPLSPTRKHRGGGTNSLTRMRLKPVLMVGGYGQHTYRFNDYGPAASDRDSYVLVRKLKGKPPMDPVKS
- a CDS encoding c-type cytochrome; its protein translation is MAIRVRRHGCWTSPATRCVTRCASMACEGAKNRSGHMRPLLQQDYAVAFQLPASVSSQVMGCDARRTAITLLAVLLVTCALAAQQATSAEVQAGSVAAGAALFSGHTRFARGGPACIACHSAAGLPFPNGGTLGPDLTTAYRRMGTQGIESILTTLYFPTMYPLYKAHQLTPLERADLAAFLQYSSTQSSRETTLPVFALAALLFIIFMLIVGYAGRNRLLNVRRNLVAEARRQFKSRPPLAAPPAEGREEEGA
- a CDS encoding sigma-54-dependent Fis family transcriptional regulator; amino-acid sequence: METKPRILIVDDERLLRWALERKCVEWGYEPQPAESCAQARQLCQTGVPDLVLLDIRLPDGNGVDLLRELRTGAQPPAVILITADPKLDDVKTALRLGAFDYLSKPIDFDELKITIANALETGQLRQQVEALQDQVRRTRPAAEVVGTSPALRTMMQFVHRAAASAGTVVLLQGESGTGKDLLAQVIHRESRRAGGPFVPVNCAAIPETLIESELFGHEKGAFTDAKTTKRGLFEAANGGTLFLDEIGELPLPLQSKLLRTLEEQTLRRLGGVRDVALDVRVVAASNRNLQAEVDAGRFRQDLYYRLSVLPIFIPPLRNRPQDIPILAKFFIEQFNRRFDRRVEGLAPEAERIMLGYSWPGNVRELKNTIQRAMILEDGPLIRAEALPFAANSHLPALATAFPGASQAQGNGAVAWQPLPSGRFAPDLHIPPEGTSMDEIEKRLVAAALGAAHGNQSQAARLLDITRDTLRYAMRKHGLRGSEK
- a CDS encoding PAS domain S-box protein; protein product: MSLAPELAAQDMEALAEQAALLDLTSDAMVVRDLSGIVRYWNRGAERMYGWTRSEAAGKQLTVLLQSRYPQPLAEIEAAVLATGHWEGELQQVRQSGAEVVVSSRWVLRRDGSGQPAGMLESNTDITMHRRREVQLQENELRFRALMDSAPDGILVLNAAGQIIHANRNVAAILEAPVESLTGRSADDCIAAPLREQHRAHREAALQQTVFAPAEQGIELAATRPDGSELPVEVRFSHLRLGTRSLVIESLRDIRDRRQHEMEEHHRQQLELLRAGHLATLGEIAAGLAHEIKNPLAGIAAALEILQGEVCSEPEVMADVVQQVGRIRNIVDDLLHYARPRPPAMEVGDLNAAVERAVRLAAPMACQHHTRLMLAPGNLPPVRHDAEQIERLVTNLLINGVQATGSGGTGSVSVTTAAEGGMASISVRDNGRGIAPAELPNIFRPFFTTKGPQGNGLGLPLCQRIAELHGGRIDVRSQPQCGSTFTVWLPLTYGDKTPNPDR